The DNA window TACTGACAGACCACCCTGCTGCTGACGGATCCGGTCCTAAGGCACTGTCAACGAGGTCTTTGACGGCTGAGACCGCCTGTTCACCCTGAAAAGCCGGAACGGAGGAAATGCACAAAAAAAAGGTACTTCAAAAGACTTAACTCCGTGTTTGAGAGCGAATTCCCCCAGCGCAGCTGCACACACAGCAGACAAGTGTAGACATACATTTCTACGTACAGGTGAACAGGAAATCTGATTCCGTACCCACAATCGAGTAAACCCGCTGGCAATACACgggcctctcttcttcacgtgATGTGATGTTGCGTCCCGTATAGATGCCTGACTGTCAAAGCCACTGGAGGCAAggaacgagaaacgaaaatCACGTCACATTTGGAGCGAGTGGATTCCCTCCGCTGGGCCACATCGTCAACAATTAAGTGCAGCAGTTACGGACATAGACATCAGGCGAATACATCGTTTCCGCCGACGTTGTTACCAGGATTACCATTTGCAGAAACGGGTTcccatcttcttctccgtcagcgaggccttctccgcctccaggAGTTGCAGGCGACCTGGTGGAGCCTCCTGTAGAAATGCCCGGCTTTTCTACGCTACCCGCCGTGCCATGTTCTTGCTCGCCTCCAACTTTCTCTTCTGGCAATGAGGGCAGGTGCTGAGGGccgaaagaaagacgcacgACGGATGGGAACAAAGATCGCATACTACTACGCGGAAGGCAGGTCAGTCGCTCGGTACTGCGGGAGCCTTCAAAAAATCAGTTGGAGCGATACGATGACGCAGCTCTTGGTATACACTGGTACAGCCGTGAGAGGCTTTCGTGTGTGCGTCCTCGCCGACAGTATACTGGGTTCGATACCCACGGCCAATCCTGTTGCTGCTTCACGGAAATGACGCCGATTCGAAAAAAAACACTGACCGTCTCGTCCATGGGCGGGGGACCGCTGACACGGTCGAAATAGCGATTGACGATGACATCCTGAGCCAGATTGTCCTTGTGGAGCTGAGCTGTGTACCACAACTGGTCTTTGGTATGATCTTCCTGAAGGAcgaaagacagcagagaagagccgagcCTTCTTTTCCAAGCTGTGGTACCAAGCTTGTCGCCGCGTACGTTTCGTCAGGACTAAGAATTCACTGTTCGTCATAGGGCCGAGAGGACACCAACGCGAACTATGCCATGCTATCctgcctccttttctgtgAGAGGTAAAGCAGCTGTATGAACCGACCGAGGGGAATCAGTCTTTGCAAAAAATCAGTGCCACACACGACTAAGACCATTACCGGATCGCCGCTGTCGTTGACGATACGACGCGTTTCGTACAGAGTTGCGTTTAAGCCATCATTTCTCTGAACTGTCTTCAGGACAGACCCCTCCAGCCGCGTCGACGACTTCCACGCCCCtcctgcgtcctcgtcgctctgcTCCACCCCCAGACCGCTGAGATTCAGGTGGATGGTCTGTAGACGTTTTccacagaagagacaacaGCACATGCAGAGCTATGCATCAGCATTAAGGTCAACTCGATGATTACACCCATGATTCATATGCGCTTCACTCCGCCGATAGCTGCCTGTGTAAGACCCTGTGTCCAACGGTAAGGCCGTGCGGAGACCTCAAAAAATGTTCAAATGAAGGCCGACGGTCTAAAAAGCTGGACACCACCACCATGGACAAGGCAGTTATATCTACCAAACCCGTTTGCGGCTTTATATCTCCTCTGCAGGACTCCTCGTTAAATTTGATTTCGAATTTTCAACATTTTGCATTGGGACTGGACACAAACGTCTGGAAAATATTACATACATCTGAAGATTTCCCTTCTGATGAAGAGGTGTCCCAACCTATCCAACTCGGGTCGTCTGATGGGATAGTCTTGAAAGCGTCCTACCTTTGTGAGACCAGCTGTAAGAGTCGTGGCGACGCTCAGTTCATTCTTGTCTTCATCGTAGTCATATGTCAACTGAGGCGTAAATTTCTCGACGGCCTGGCGCACTACCCAGGGGATGCCCAGATGCTGGGTCAGGGGGCTCATACTTTCGGACTTGCTTCGGTTGAAGAGCCATTCACCAAGGAACTGGTTGACCCGCTGAAAAAAAATAAACCGCGTTTGCTCCCGATGGGAACCAAGCCACGTAAGTGCTGAGACAGGGCAGGACGAACTGCGCTGAAGCAATCAAAAGTCTCATTGGGAGGCCGTTCCTGCGTTGCTGGAAGACATTCCTCCTTGCCTCTCCTGGCGTACAACGACCCTGCGGCAGTTCCCGTTCCGCTTACAGACACAGGCGAGCAAGTGTAGTTTTTGGCTCGGCTTCAACGCAAATAAGCTGCGCAGCTTAACCCTCAAGAGTAGCGCATGTCGCAGCAAAGCTTGTAGGCCGTAGTGCCCCCACGAAGTGTCAACCTTCTAAGCGTCACCCTGTATCCAGCTTTTTCAGCGATATCTCTGCGCAGCTTCCCCTACCTTTTTGATATCTTCCGGGCGTTCCCTTAGCGGTGTTTCAGGAGCTGAGGACGGTGGGGCCACAGTCGTCAAGGCAGTGCTTCCTGGTCcgcggggaagagacgctATGTACTGATCAGTCGCCGCCGACTGAAGGCCACAAGCGGGAGAACAAGCAAAACAGACACAAATATGGCGCCTCCAGAAAAGCTTCAGGGACGAGCGGAAGAACACACAGTGTACGGCCCCGCTGGTAGGGCACTCCGTCTTCACCAGAGCCTTCCGCTACACGTTTAAGAAGATGAAATCTTACTCTAAAGGTGCCCGACATCGGAGCTGTCATCCTGGCAGGGCTTTCATGTGTGTggcggggaaagaagacaaaacaTCGTGGTAGGATACAGGCAACACAAATCAGAAGTAGTGCAGTGGCTTAGAGCTTAAAAGGCAAGACTGGAGTCAAGCAAAAGCCCGAGAAAACTGATCTACAGGGGGCTCGCCTCACAAGCTGCCTGGTGTTGACGTGAGGCACGGCCtcgtctgtttttccgtgagcgtcttcttcttccttgatCTCCGCGTGAGCAGCGAGACCGAAGACCGTCAGAGTCATTTTCTGAAGCACTGCTGCCTCGAAGAGGCTTGGGGGTATTCGGCCACCTCGTGCGCCCCGTTGAGTCGTTGGAGGGGAGAGAAtaagaagagacgggaagaaacaaCGGAGACATCGAGTgacgaagggaagaggaggcgacgccggccCGACAACACTTGGAAGGCCAACCACACGGCAGGTCAGGGGAGTGACTTCTTCCGCCTAAGGCACACACGACCACGTAGCCAGGTAGCGACACAGCATAGAAAGAAGTAAAGGTCTTCTGAAGAGGCTGTGACGCCTGAAACATGCCTAGCCACAACGAGCACTACGGTTAGCGCTTCCGCCTGCTTCACGTTCTCGGTTACAGATTCATGCTCTGCGCATCAACTGTTTGCAGCCaaacagagagggcgagaagcgcatgaaagaaaaacagaaatgcACATAGCCCCTCGTATTCAGTGTGGTTATCTGATCAACACACCAAACTTGAAGGGAACCATGGGGGAAGGTAACAGCAGCCTAACAAAAACAGTGGTACGGACAGTTTGTCGAGCTCATCAACGCATGCGGGGATCCACAAAGATGTGTACAAAACATACGTATGCATGTACCGACGAATAATCACGCACGCGACGAAGGAATCGACACGTGACGATGACTTTCGGGACTACGACAGCTGCAGCGGGTTCAAACCCCCCCCAGCGGACATTCCACTCATTCTCCAAGATGGCGTTCCCCCTTCTTGAGTGATGCTTTCATCGACTAAAGCGCCCTACCTCGTTGCGCTGCACAGCAAATCCGAATTCGTGCGCACTCAAATCACGCTCAGCCATCTCGAGAACAAGCCTGAGCTGAAAATGACCATCGACAGAAATCCCAAAAGAAAGGGGAACATGTGTCCCCATCGGGCGTAAATAATGGCGAAACGACGCCTCCGCCAGAACCcaagaagcgggagaaacagagacagctgagGCCGCTGAGAACGAGAGAGTAgggccgcgcgcgtctcccacCACACTCGTTCCCCTCCCTCTATATCGGCAGTGATTCGAGCAGCCAGGCCGGGAGAGAACAGCAAAGGGTGTCAGCGACATCTGATAACGACAGCACAAGTATTAGGCATGCATAACGCCGGACGAGCCCGtacaaagaagaagaaaagaagggcCCTGCCTGGGAACAACGAGAACACGCACCTTCGAAGTGGTTGACGGGACAGcccaggagacgaaggagagaagcacggcTAGAATCGTCGCCTGCAGAGCCTGGGAGGACCACCCAGAAAAcggttcttctccctgtgcTCCCCGTTCCGTCCCAGCGACACGAAGACTGTTGATCTGGCCTATCCCCCCGACTGAGCCGGTTTCTCCCGACGCGCGCACCGCGACGTGCGGGTGGGAAAGAGTGACGGCGAAAAAGGTGGACGAGGCCactgcggcgagaagaagggtcAGCTGGCTACCCAGGATAGGCACCCAAAGATCCAGAAAATCAGCAAAAGATTTCCCGCTGCCACTGAAGCTCCTGCGGGAGGAGAGTTGTTCGTGGTCGGCGCGGATCGAGAGGAGGAGGATcgccacgagagagagaacaagaaagggaagaaggacgccGTGAAttgcggcgagaggaagaagaaggagaagaacaaaTGCTCGACGATACAATGGACCAAAGGCGAATGGATGGAGGGAGGCCTGGAACTGCGGAGTGAGAGACCGACATGCTGAAGAATCGAGGAATGGCAGAGAAGGGACCCTCTTACAGAACCGCCCGAAACagaggcgacaaagaagagaatcGAGAATGCaagcaaagacgaaaaccaGAAGGGATGTCGACGGAGGAATCTGCAGCGCTTGATCCGTGAGGAGAAGAAccaagagggaaaagaccgagaagaagagtgaCGAGACCTCCAGATAGGATTTGATGACAGCGTCTGCACCATACAAGAATCGGGGGGGAAGGCACACCAAGGGAACATGGGAGGCTGTCTCTAGAAAAGAGTGTTTTCGCCGTGTGCCAGTAAATGCCAGAATCGAAATGCAGTGTCGAAATGCGGCATCCTATATCGAAAGAGCTTACCACACGTAGACCAAAGACGGAAACATATAAAGGGATACGGCAAGTCCCCCATCACGGCCCGGGCAAGGTGCCAAAAGGCAACCCGCAGCCTGACGCCAGCGCAGGACCCGAAAGCGCCCCGTTCGAATGGAGACACTCACCTGACCTGTTTGCGAACAAGGACTAAACGCTGAGGGTCGTCGATTCGACTGCACTGGACTACACGCCTTACCAGGTTGTCTGACAGAATGATCGGTTCCATCGTCTGTCCTTTCGTAGCTCGACTCTGTCTCGACACCCAAAGGGGCGGACGACGGGTGACGAATGCCGACTAGCTTCCTGCTCATCCAGGAGGACCAGCAGGCTACCAACCGGCccacagaaaggaagaacagTGCGAGCAGCAGAAGAGGGACATTCTCGACAAGCCCGCAAAGAATCTGTGCCACATAGATGGACCCCTGGAATCGGCCGGAAGAGCCCGCGGCACCAGTGTACGGCAGGGCaacagaaacggaagggaaagccgaagagagacaaacggagTCGACACCAGAATCCACCATGGGGCGGGACGGGCACGCGCAGCTGGAAAAACTCAGGTAGCTCGGCAAGGAGCGCCAACCCAGAAGAGGAAATTGAACGAGGACGGGTCTCAGCACCATTCCGACCGCTGGGATGTCCAGTGGAAcaggaggcaggaagaagtCGAGCCCGGTAAGGCACAACGCGACGAGAACAAGATGCAAGCAAATGTACAGTCCGAGCCGCGTTGCACTCGTTGTCGACCAGAACCTGAAGCAGGAGCAGGGTACACAAAGGAACGATCTACAAGTTCTCAAATACCCAAAGCTGTGCTTTCGCGTAAGCATGTCTATTGAAGAATCCAGTAACAATACGTCGAAGTACAACACACCGCACATCCTCGAGACAAAACGTACACCTAGAATATGCATTGGCGAGTCCCGGTACGAGGGAACATGCGGGCGGGACAGCCAGTGGCTACAGTGCCTAAAGCAGTGAGGAAACTATGGCTGAATGGGAATACTAAGGGAAAACATGGGACTGGTGTTTCAAGCACCACCATCTGGACAGTGAGCACTTTTGAGACAACTTTTGTTCCTCAACCGGCGTCGCCATTTAGCAAGTGTTCGGCCCACTTACGGAGAGCTCgctcgaggagagaagaccgggtctgcgttttcccttgTTTCAATCCCGCCATCCGCCAGCCCCCTGATTACTGGAACCGTTCCTGCCGCTGGCccagaaacagaggacgagCACTCAGCATGATGGTTGTGAGGAGCGGGTCCCACTGAATTGTTCACGACTGAAGTCGAACGGGATGTTTGTTTTAGGAAAGCTCGACGAAACAAAGGGTGggccgcgaaggagagcctttccgagggagacgccgcgaaggTTAGGAGAGCCTCGACCTTCTGGCGAAGCACGTGCACCGGCCACTCGAAGaagagcagcgaggagaagggCGAAGTAGATGAAAGGGACGAAGATGACgacgcgaaagaggcgaagggaggGAGACTAGGCAAACCAAGAGTGTACCGGAAAACGGGGACCTGAgcacagaaacagacacaaGACAGCTTTTGAACAGGATGACACAACAGCAAGGTATGAACACCCAAAGGGTgtggggaaacggagaaacacTTCAGGTGCCTTCCGTTAAACTCCTCTATGGAGAAGCCGACAACTAGACGGTATACGAGTGGATCCCCCCAAGCTGATTCATGCACAGAAACATTTCCCGATCCACCGCCAACCTGATGTAAACTGTGACTGATATGCCCCCCCACCTATGCCATGAGGGATATCTCTCACGTTGGACAGGAgcgccgtcgcgcctcccATTATTCTCCAGTCCCGTTCCCTGGCTTGGCCGTATACGTTCCcctgtccctcctttccctctcggaTGCACTTTACTGTTTCGGCCTTCCATCCGTTCACTTCTTCCCGCACGCTGCTCACAATGGCTGAAAGGCGCCGGAGCTGGGACAGCAGCACGAGGCAAACGGCAATTCCGATAAAGCCTCGAACTGCCCTCGACGCGTCCACCACTCCAAGAAGCACTTCTGCCACCgtcagcgccgccgccgatGCAGCTCGGACACTCGCCCCCCCAGCACCAGAAGAAAGTGCAGCCGCTGCATCTGAGGCGCCCGGGCGCGGTGTCGACTCTCTTGCGGCGGCTGTCAGCAGAGGCCACAGCGAGGGAACGGCCCAGCGGAGAACTCTCTCCCCCAGGGAaagcaaaagaaggaagacgaggagacgacgaagccagcggacaaagagagagaaagccgcaGCTGGATAACCGAAATACGCAGCCTGAAGGAAAAAAAGCCCAGATCGGTCGACGCGGCAAGATCCACATAACGAACCAAAACCCGATGGAGAAGGGGACGTGAGACCGAAAAACGTGAGTAGCAACAGGCAGATGCGGAACGGCAAAAGCATCGCGGCTAAAGGACGAATAAAGGTAACTGGAGGTGGTGTTACAGGTGGAACGCGCCTTGACGGATTGCGCGATCTACGGCATTGGGTAAAAGAAGCACATGCGGCGAAGAACTCCAGTTCCCATTATTGTCGCAGCCGAAGGAGTCGACGAGTTAAACGAGCACAtcgtctccgcagccgcCACAAACGAGCGCACTCGGAACTAGCACAGCTGCGCGACGGAACCATAGCACCGGTGTTTTGAGAGTTCCTCCactgcagagacagagagggagaagtaAAAACCTACAACCAGGACGTCGTAGGACGCGGCAGACGTGACCGCGAGAGGACGACACAGTGGCGACGAAGCGCCGCCTTTTGCAGCAGTCTGGCGTCTGCGACAAAAACAGTTTTGGAAGCCTCCAGACCACCAGGGAGCTTTCGCCTGGAGCACTGCCAGCAGCCGCGGCTGATGCAGCGGGAGGAAATCCTCCACGACGCCTGCTGCGATACAAACCTCCAGCACGCTCAGGCCCTGTGGGTAAAGGACCGGAACGAGCAATTCGGCAGCAAGTGAACACACACGGAACTAGCGTCAGTGGCGACGCGAACCCTGAGGAATACCAAAGTACAGACACCTGGGAGCGCGGCAGCGTATTCGAGCCGTGCAAAAAGGACAGGAAGCTCAAAGATGCGCGAGAATGCGCCAACGGGGAAACCcccgcgaaggcgccttcCCAGGGGAACGCCGGCCACTGGCGTGGAGCGCGCAAAGTTTCCCGGCCAAGTGCAAACAATTCAAAACACGGTAGCGGCAGCGCCTCCTTCTGTTGCCTCCATGGAGGCAAAGCAGTGGCGCAGTGCAGCGTGAACAGGGCGTGGCTCTTGATTCTTTTGGTACTCCcacgcgtctcttccccaAGCCAGCGAAAGGATACTGTGCGACCGCATCACTTCCCTTACTTGCAAGCTCGGATAAGGAGCATCGGCGCCAAATCGCATGGCGAAAAGCTCGGATCTCATCAACTCGATCGCTTCATTTGGAGTCAGAAACAAGCGCGAATCTTTTctggaaaaaaggaacacCGTAGAGAAAAAAGTGTCGCAGCCGGCAGAACAACTTGGAACTTGGAACAAGAACAAAATGTCGACCTCGGCCTGCCCTCTATtcatacgcatatatatttgcaaTGGCGGTATACATATACCTTCACACAGGGATGCACAAACCCATACATGTGCATCCCGAGAGGGACGTCACAGGAAGAATGGACAGGAGTGGGTAGCCCACGAAGATtcacgaaagagacagacccGCTGGCCTGAatgtgggggggggggggggcattCCTTTCCGTCGTTTCCACGACGCTTTTAGCTTGCGATTGCTCGCCGACGCCACTGCCCTTCCCTGTTTTTCGtcatatggatatatatgtatatggatatatatggagatatATGGAGATATGTGGATAAACAAGTGAGAGATACAAGAAGGGACAGATGCAGAACGAAGGATCGGTGAGAGACGGCGTACCTGCCCCCTTTGAAAAAAGCTCTACAGGCCGATCTATacggagcgaagaagacgccgtcgCCAGTGAGCTTCAAGCCGCCCACTTCCTCGAGAACTAGAAGcagtttctctgtgtccgcGGTCACGACCACGAATTTTCTTTTGCTGCCATCGCAAGACGACGATCCAGGGAACAGGAGCCGGCTTAAGGGGAACGCTGAAGCCACTCTTGCGCCAAACGGTTTCCTTGACTCTCGGCTGCTTTCTTCGAGTTCAGAGACCATTCGAAGCACAGGGTGGCCTCTCAGTTTGTTTACAAGGTACTGttgaagacgaaggagcaCAGCATTCTCTGAGCCCATCAGCTCGTGCGATTCGTCGCGAACGGCGGAGCCTACGCACCGCAGCACGAGCAACAACTGACTTGGACTGTTCGGGGAATTACGGGGGCTGCGGTCCCCCGGGGGCGGCGTGGCCGCTTTGGAAGCGACGGAATGAGACATACGCCTGCCACACACACTTGGGGcgggggagaggagcgaggacgaagacgccgaggagagcTTCCTTTGACCGACACCGTCCCCGTCAAGAAAcggtttcttttcctcgcgagCGTGGGCAGACAGCTGCGGAACTGCGGCTCCGAcgggtggagagaagaaggggaaaacgcgttgACTCAGGAAAGCTGGAAGCTGAAACTTTGAAGGGAAACATAAAGGGGTGGACATGCAGGGCGTGTGAGactgcagcgaagaagatgaCCCCGTTCGCCGCAGAGAATTTCCTGCCGGATGCGGCCaggaggacgacggcgagccCCGGCGTCGCATCTGAGGAGCACCGCAGGCACAGCCACGAAAGACACCGAGACGCAAATGAGAGCAGGAGGAACCCGTAGCCTAGCAAACGAAAACAACAAGCGAAAAGTGCGTAACCGCAACAACTGCAAGGGGCATCGAGATGTCCTCTGAGCGGGCGTGGAAGGTATCCGCCAGCGGTATCTCCGCGTCCACCACATGTATACGTGTGCACACGTGTACTATCCACAAACAGATGCAGCTCTCTATGTAAAAGACCCCTGGCTCCTCCGCTCTAGCCGGGAGGTACACGCTGCACGGGTAAAATCCCCGTCGTTCGTCCCTGGAACTTTTCTCCTGTGTTCGAAGCCGTTTCCCCACCCCAACGCTTGCGCAAAGAATTACTGTCTTGATAGCGTGGATCGACATGGTGGATGGTTTACAAGGGAGCAGCAGCGCGGTTCCGACTGCTGAACGCTGTAACACGACGGAGGATAATTAGTCAAACACCAGCATTCGGCTGCCTTTTCACGCTCAAAAACGTCGCCTGTGATGCACATTACTCGTGCCGCTCAGTTAGCACGGTGAAACAGATAAGACATGGTAAGAGACGCCGAGTCAGCGTGCTTGCGAGACACAGCTACAGTTGAAGCACTTACTGTCAGACCGGACAGTGAGGATTCTTGGCCAAGGGCGTTGCCAGCCCCGTGTTGCCGTTGCTGGACGTAGAGCATCTGCTCCTGGAGTTGCTGCTGTTGCCAGAGCTGTGCCTGATACCGCTTCAGCTCCACCTGCTGACGGCGCACGAGGTCGAGCAACTCGCTCAGCTGCTGCTGCATCGTTTCTGAACTTTCGTCACCCGCCTCCATCTTCTTAAAAAAAAtttcctgcttcgtcttgcCAAGAAAACTGATCAGGTTTAGCTCATAAGCACCTCTTTTCCGAACCGATTGTGTGATATGAGGCCCTCGGTTCTTTCAGGTGACTCGGTTGTGCAACCTCGCGTCACGAAAGAGCCTTCACGTCCCAGCGCCTTggtgcgaagaagagagaaacccggaaggcaagagagagagcagaccGCTTCCTCCTGCGGTAACTGCCGGGTAAGAGAAACATGCAAAGCTTTGGGACGGTCCGTATGGGGCAGCGAAGCAGATGCCACTAACGGTCTATGCCCCTGATGGTGTCGCTCTTAGGCAAAGATTCCCCCGAATGAATCATCATCCGCGGACACACGGTTTCCCCCAGGAACTCGCGCACACCATTTATGTTGTCCGGCGTTGCCCCCCGAGCCAAGCCAGTGGAGTTGCCGTTGGTTCAGCTTCAgcatttccttttcgcgcAACCGATatctcctctttgtcgcccAAGGTCCGCAAACGCTTTCTTTGAAAGAAGTATCCTGCAGCAGAGATACGGTTACCGTTGTACGGGTCAACAGAGTGCGAGCCCCCACAAGAGAGGCAAGACGTCCGAACGGGGAGGTGGTAAATACCTACGAtaaacgaaaaaaaaaggAACAGCCCATGTACCATAGGAGAGCCTGACGCCACCAGATCCTTCGCCAAGTTCAGTTGCTTTCTCAACGGTTGACCCGAGCCACACAAGACAATCGGGACGGTCACTAAAGGAAATCATTCCAGCTCGATGAGAAGCGAACCCAGAAAACCGCTGTTCCAGCATCTATATTTGCTATTTATCATGTGTTTCGAAACCGAGTGTTTGGGGACTCCACGTTTTCGCGTTCGCATGCCCGGTTGTTTCGGACTTTTGCCCAAAACTCCCGTCCGGCGTACTTGCATGCACCGCTGTCTCGGCAGCGTTGCATTCGTGGGATTTGCTCATTGCAGTCAGTTTCGTGTTTCGCTGCATGCCCCCACTACTTCCATTTGAAGCGCGGGGAATTCTCACTGGTTTCTCTGTGGTGCACTGATCATGAAGGAGATGACATTTTTACTTGAGTGAGATTTACCCGAAATCATTTTTTCGCGGGCACACAGGATCTGCAGCTACCAGTCTCTTCTATGTGCCGTGGGGAGAACACAACAAAATACTGCAGAAACAGCGTAATAGCGTAATTGGCAATGTTACAGAAACTAAACTGTGACTCATCGACAGCTCGATGCCCCTCGAGTGTCGGGGAGGAGCCGCGATAAGTGATAAGTTACTGGTGGCCTGTGCCACAGTCGCCACTGTTCCAAATGCCGCG is part of the Neospora caninum Liverpool complete genome, chromosome II genome and encodes:
- a CDS encoding multi-pass transmembrane protein, related, producing the protein MEAGDESSETMQQQLSELLDLVRRQQVELKRYQAQLWQQQQLQEQMLYVQQRQHGAGNALGQESSLSGLTMRRRGSPSSSWPHPAGNSLRRTGSSSSLQSHTPCMSTPLCFPSKFQLPAFLSQRVFPFFSPPVGAAVPQLSAHAREEKKPFLDGDGVGQRKLSSASSSSLLSPAPSVCGRRMSHSVASKAATPPPGDRSPRNSPNSPSQLLLVLRCVGSAVRDESHELMGSENAVLLRLQQYLVNKLRGHPVLRMVSELEESSRESRKPFGARVASAFPLSRLLFPGSSSCDGSKRKFVVVTADTEKLLLVLEEVGGLKLTGDGVFFAPYRSACRAFFKGGRKDSRLFLTPNEAIELMRSELFAMRFGADAPYPSLQGLSVLEVCIAAGVVEDFLPLHQPRLLAVLQAKAPWWSGGFQNCFCRRRQTAAKGGASSPLCRPLAVTSAASYDVLVAAYFGYPAAAFSLFVRWLRRLLVFLLLLSLGERVLRWAVPSLWPLLTAAARESTPRPGASDAAAALSSGAGGASVRAASAAALTVAEVLLGVVDASRAVRGFIGIAVCLVLLSQLRRLSAIVSSVREEVNGWKAETVKCIREGKEGQGNVYGQARERDWRIMGGATALLSNVRDIPHGIAAGTVPVIRGLADGGIETRENADPVFSPRASSPFWSTTSATRLGLYICLHLVLVALCLTGLDFFLPPVPLDIPAVGMVLRPVLVQFPLLGWRSLPSYLSFSSCACPSRPMVDSGVDSVCLSSAFPSVSVALPYTGAAGSSGRFQGSIYVAQILCGLVENVPLLLLALFFLSVGRLVACWSSWMSRKLVGIRHPSSAPLGVETESSYERTDDGTDHSVRQPACRSLTPQFQASLHPFAFGPLYRRAFVLLLLLPLAAIHGVLLPFLVLSLVAILLLSIRADHEQLSSRRSFSGSGKSFADFLDLWVPILGSQLTLLLAAVASSTFFAVTLSHPHVAVRASGETGSVGGIGQINSLRVAGTERGAQGEEPFSGWSSQALQATILAVLLSFVSWAVPSTTSKLRLVLEMAERDLSAHEFGFAVQRNEAEEVTPLTCRVVGLPSVVGPASPPLPFVTRCLRCFFPSLLILSPPTTQRGARGGRIPPSLFEAAVLQKMTLTVFGLAAHAEIKEEEDAHGKTDEAVPHVNTRQLSAATDQYIASLPRGPGSTALTTVAPPSSAPETPLRERPEDIKKRVNQFLGEWLFNRSKSESMSPLTQHLGIPWVVRQAVEKFTPQLTYDYDEDKNELSVATTLTAGLTKTIHLNLSGLGVEQSDEDAGGAWKSSTRLEGSVLKTVQRNDGLNATLYETRRIVNDSGDPEDHTKDQLWYTAQLHKDNLAQDVIVNRYFDRVSGPPPMDETHLPSLPEEKVGGEQEHGTAGSVEKPGISTGGSTRSPATPGGGEGLADGEEDGNPFLQMGEQAVSAVKDLVDSALGPDPSAAGWSVSKGKGGSRIFQRDDEADRKLPVVGMGVITLNNAGISLETVIDYLKDPENKLQFDPQLLKAVNLDDLPCGARIVYHAFKGQWGFAGRDFTLLCYQKKISETRIILGLRSVDYPHAPAAADLWPSGAGTFVRATFLKGGYDLQFLSNGAIQISFVTQADLKADAVPTWINKRVKAEQLSIVASIKDHIEKRFG